A genomic region of Saccopteryx bilineata isolate mSacBil1 chromosome 1, mSacBil1_pri_phased_curated, whole genome shotgun sequence contains the following coding sequences:
- the SLC29A1 gene encoding equilibrative nucleoside transporter 1, with protein sequence MTTSHQPQDRYKAVWLIFFMLGLGTLLPWNFFMTATLYFTTRLDQPQNMSLVAAEASRNVQALATPTASSPKRSYLSTIFNNVMTLCAMLPLLVFTCLNSFLHQRIPPSVRILGSLVAILLVFLITAVLVKVHLDALPFFVITMVKIMLINSFGAILQGSLFGLAGLLPASYTAPIMSGQGLAGIFASVAMICAIASGSELSESAFGYFITACGVIVLTIICYLGLPRLEFYRYYQQLKLEGPGEQETKLDLLSKGEEPRAGQAQSGVLAPSSQPSKSHSIRVILRSILVPALSVCFIFTVTIGVFPAVTSEVRSSIAGKSAWEHYFVPVSCFLTFNVFDWLGRSLTAVTMWPGKDSRWLPSLVLARLVFVPLLMLCNIKQHQYLPAVFLHDAWFIIFMAAFAFSNGYLASLCMCFGPKKVKPAEAETAGAIMAFFLSLGLALGAVFSFLFRAIV encoded by the exons ATGACAACCAGTCACCAGCCTCAGGACAG gtacaAGGCCGTCTGGCTTATCTTCTTCATGCTGGGCCTGGGGACGCTGCTCCCCTGGAATTTCTTCATGACAGCCACCCTG TATTTCACAACCCGCCTGGACCAGCCCCAGAATATGTCCTTGGTCGCTGCTGAGGCGAGCAGGAACGTGCAGGCCTTGGCCACCCCCACGGCGTCCTCTCCGAAGCGGAGCTATCTGAGCACCATCTTCAACAATGTCATGACCTTGTGTGCCATGCTGCCCCTGCTGGTCTTCACCTGCCTCAACTCCTTCCTGCATCAGAG GATCCCCCCGTCCGTCCGGATCCTGGGCAGCCTGGTGGCCATCCTGCTGGTGTTCCTGATCACCGCTGTCCTGGTGAAAGTGCACCTGGACGCCCTGCCCTTCTTCGTCATCACCATGGTCAAGATCATGCTCATTAATT CATTCGGTGCCATCCTGCAGGGAAGCCTGTTTGGTCTGGCTGGCCTCCTGCCTGCCAGCTACACGGCCCCCATCATGAGTGGCCAGGGCTTGGCGGGCATCTTCGCCTCGGTGGCCATGATCTGCGCCATTGCCA GTGGCTCGGAGCTGTCAGAAAGTGCCTTTGGCTATTTCATCACAGCCTGCGGGGTCATCGTCTTGACCATCATTTGTTACCTGGGACTTCCGCGGCTG GAATTCTACCGCTACTACCAGCAACTCAAGCTCGAAGGGCCTGGGGAGCAGGAGACCAAGCTGGACCTCCTTAGTAAAG GAGAGGAGCCGAGAGCAGGCCAGGCGCAGTCTGGAGTTTTGGCCCCCAGCAGTCAGCCCAGCAAAAGCCACTCTATCCGGGTCATCCTCAGAAGT ATCTTAGTCCCGGCTCTCTCCGTCTGCTTCATCTTCACGGTCACCATTGGGGTGTTTCCCGCCGTCACCTCTGAGGTCCGGTCCAGCATTGCAGGCAAAAGTGCCTGGG AACACTACTTCGTCCCTGTGTCTTGTTTCTTGACTTTCAATGTTTTTGACTGGCTGGGCCGGAGCCTCACGGCCGTAACCATGTGG CCTGGAAAGGACAGTCGATGGCTGCCGAGCCTGGTGCTGGCCCGGCTGGTGTTTGTGCCCCTGCTGATGCTGTGCAACATCAAACAGCACCAGTACCTGCCTGCGGTCTTTCTGCACGATGCCTGGTTCATCATCTTCATGGCCGCCTTCGCCTTCTCCAACGGCTACCTAGCCAGTCTCTGCATGTGCTTCGGGCCCAA gaaagTGAAGCCGGCGGAGGCGGAGACAGCTGGAGCCATCAtggccttcttcctctctctgggcctgGCGCTGGGGGCTGTGTTCTCCTTCCTGTTCCGGGCAATTGTGTGA